One window of Dermacentor albipictus isolate Rhodes 1998 colony chromosome 9, USDA_Dalb.pri_finalv2, whole genome shotgun sequence genomic DNA carries:
- the LOC135906127 gene encoding NADH dehydrogenase [ubiquinone] 1 alpha subcomplex assembly factor 2 isoform X4, translating into MSSGGRGIIVRIWNNFLSSITTKQSPHREVGRDHFGNKYFEIAADPSRGKRKPRRWFEPRIKDNFSADMPPEWEAWLRTRRVSPPTEEVCPKGRIVSFTKWFIAAMQERLEGHCPRWPLITVPPRPGKSRVASADNHWSG; encoded by the exons ATGTCCAGTGGAGGCAGAGGTATCATCGTGCGGATCTGGAATAATTTCCTGTCGTCCATTACAACCAAACAGAGTCCGCACCGAGAAGTCGGTCGTGATCATTTCGGCAACAAATACTTTGAAATTGCGGCCG ATCCCAGCAGAGGCAAGCGAAAGCCAAGGCGGTGGTTTGAGCCGCGCATCAAGGACAACTTCAGCGCGGATATGCCCCCCGAGTGGGAAG CTTGGCTGCGGACTCGGCGTGTCTCCCCTCCAACTGAAGAG GTCTGTCCAAAGggacgcattgttagcttcacgaagtGGTTCATCGCAGCGAtgcaggagaggctagaaggtcactgCCCCCGCTGGCCGCTCATAACAGTTCCTCCacggcccggaaaatctcgagtGGCCAGTGCTGACAACCATTGGTCCGGATGA
- the LOC135906128 gene encoding guanine nucleotide-binding protein G(q) subunit alpha-like — MAPPVSCCLSEEAKLQRRVNEEIERQLSRERVEAGRESKFLLLGPEEAGKTTFLKQIRLIQEGDAREDRAEHVRSVYQALLGAMQRIVRAMDALGIAYSNPSNAESAMMLASVRCETLEPPLTEPVSEALRRLWEDAGVRECYARRAEYGGLPPFLPDVQRVTRPGYVPSREDYLRVRAPSRGVLEYAFQLDDHPVRLVDVGEQRSEPKKWIHCFEDVSAVIFVAPLSDYDDPDKMNRARALFSTIASSPWFAESHLLLLLNKKDLLEQKIRRSPLGAYFSAYRGPPGDAKAAREFLRRSFAELKPERPVYYFFTCAIDTDDVKYVLPTLREIACLRSCPTRGRQPSDASTASNAAATAAFQLPA; from the coding sequence ATGGCTCCTCCTGTGTCCTGCTGTCTCAGCGAGGAGGCCAAGCTCCAGCGGCGGGTGAACGAAGAGATCGAGCGGCAGCTGAGCCGCGAACGCGTCGAGGCCGGCCGCGAATCCAAATTTCTGCTGCTAGGGCCCGAAGAGGCGGGAAAGACGACGTTTCTCAAGCAGATCCGCCTCATTCAGGAGGGAGATGCGCGAGAGGACCGCGCCGAGCACGTGCGCAGCGTCTACCAGGCTCTGCTAGGCGCCATGCAGCGCATCGTGCGCGCCATGGACGCGCTGGGAATCGCGTACAGTAACCCGTCAAACGCCGAGAGCGCCATGATGTTGGCCAGCGTGCGCTGCGAGACGCTCGAGCCGCCGCTCACGGAGCCCGTGTCGGAGGCGCTGAGGCGCCTCTGGGAGGACGCAGGTGTGCGCGAGTGTTACGCGCGCCGTGCCGAGTACGGTGGCCTGCCTCCGTTCCTGCCAGACGTGCAGCGCGTCACGCGACCTGGTTACGTGCCGTCGCGCGAAGACTACCTGCGCGTGCGCGCACCGTCGCGCGGGGTGCTCGAGTACGCGTTCCAGCTGGACGATCACCCCGTGCGGCTGGTCGATGTAGGAGAGCAGCGCTCAGAGCCCAAGAAGTGGATCCACTGCTTCGAGGATGTGAGTGCCGTGATATTCGTGGCTCCACTGTCTGACTACGATGACCCGGACAAGATGAACCGCGCGCGCGCTCTCTTCAGCACGATCGCGTCCAGCCCGTGGTTCGCCGAGTCGCATCTACTGCtgttgctgaataagaaggactTGCTCGAGCAGAAGATCAGGCGCTCGCCGCTGGGCGCCTATTTCTCGGCTTACCGGGGCCCACCGGGCGACGCCAAGGCGGCGCGCGAGTTCCTGCGCCGCTCGTTCGCCGAGCTCAAGCCCGAGCGGCCCGTCTACTACTTTTTCACGTGCGCGATCGACACGGACGACGTCAAGTACGTGTTGCCCACGCTGCGCGAGATCGCCTGCCTTCGCTCATGCCCCACGAGGGGCCGGCAGCCATCGGACGCGTCCACGGCCAGCAACGCGGCGGCAACCGCCGCTTTCCAGTTGCCCGCCTGA